Below is a window of Desulfofundulus luciae DNA.
AGATGGAGCAGGTCATTACGCTCAAGCTGAAGCTGTACCGGCCCACGCAGGCGAAGCGGGAGATGTACCAGCTGATGGCCGACAGGACAACGGAATTTGCGAACAACTACCTAAAACTGGACAAAAAAGACCGGCCCAGGACGTCAAAAGAAGCCAAGGAGTATTCGGACCCGCTGCCGTCGGCAGTGCTGTGTCAGGCTGTCAGGGACATTAAGAGCAAGCCGAAAGCCAGACGCTTCAAGCGGTTATGGCCCGCATTCAACAACCAGAACTTCCGGGTGGAGAAAGAGTATACCGTAGGCGGCGGAGCCGTCTACAAGGTCTCTTTCCCCACGCTGGAGAAGAGGGTCGGGGTGCCCAACGTGGTTACACCGTACCACAAGAAATATTTGGATTTACTGCTTGCAGGAAAAGTTAAACAGGGAGTGGCCCGGCTGGTCAAATGCGGGAAGTACTGGTACATCCACCTGAACCTGACGGTACCCGTGGAGCGGGTCCAGAAGCCGG
It encodes the following:
- a CDS encoding transposase, which codes for MEQVITLKLKLYRPTQAKREMYQLMADRTTEFANNYLKLDKKDRPRTSKEAKEYSDPLPSAVLCQAVRDIKSKPKARRFKRLWPAFNNQNFRVEKEYTVGGGAVYKVSFPTLEKRVGVPNVVTPYHKKYLDLLLAGKVKQGVARLVKCGKYWYIHLNLTVPVERVQKPEKVMGVDLGLVDLLVASAGGQTLFFPGGGLVYIRRHYADLRKKLQKAGAYKALKELGDKEHRWVKDVNHKISHAVIEFAKFHGVTKIRMEDLTVARWTKAQGKEQRKDHGRSLHYWPYYQLRQFIEYKAALAGIQV